The DNA window CAGTACAGGCTGGCGAAAGAATGCGGCCTATCAAGGGAGATGATTTCAAAGTTGGAGCTGGAAATGCACTCTCCTATGATCAGCACGGTAGAGCGGATATGTTCAGCACTGGGGATTGAGATTGTGTTTAAGAAAAAGAGTTGAGGGGGCGAAAAACAAATGACGGCAGCAGCCGAACAATGGAAGATGTATCAAGCCGTGAAAGCGTCGCTCGAGCCGGATCAACAAAACGTACTATCAGAAATTGAGGGGCGCGCGGCGAACACGGAACCGGGAGTTACGCTCGCAGAAGTTGTTGTTTTTAATGACCATGTGAACGATTTGCGCGGGGGAGAATATTTCCCGCTCGAAAATCGGCGTTTTTTGATCGAGTTGGGAAATGTTGATATTAGCGCCCTAAACTGGCTTACTGTTCAAAGTCTGTTCGACGGGGTGGGATTATATCACGCGCACGGTGGGTGGAGATTTGCAATCCGTCTTTCCGATTACTTTTCAAAGGTGATCGGCGCGTACATTCGCGATAGAAAGGAGGCGTAAAACATGGCAGACGTTCAACTGATAGACGGTCCGGTACTCATTTGCGCCGGCGATACATGGTGCAAAACAAGCGGGCTAAAAAAATTCGTAGGCCTTGGCGACACAAAGATCCGCGAACATGCGGCAATGATGGAAGCCAGCGGAAAATATGACGATAAAATCATCAGCTATCCGGGCATGCGGCTTATCAACGCGGGCGCGTTCATTGATTATCTTGTAGCGACGCAAAGCCTCAAGGCGAAAAAGAGGTTGGAAAAATGACGCTGTCATTACTGGATCTGATTTTTATCCTGCTTCTGTTCGGCGCGTTTTTCATCGGCGCGGTGACTTCTGTAATGCTGGTAATAAAAAGCGAATGCGAGCGCCGGGGGATCACGTATAAAAGCGATGAAAGAGGTGAAAAGAAATGAAAAGGCGCAGAAAACTGACCGCCGTTCAAAGGCTGGTATTAGCGCTGATTTTCATTCATGAGCATTGGCGGACTATTGGCGCGGCTATCGGCGGGGCGCTTATGTTAATAGGTGCGGCAAACTTAATCACGGCCGACGTGGAGTTATATGTTGATTATTCGGTGGCGCTGAAGTATTTAGCCAAGAGTTGGGGCGCAATAATCGGTGGCGGCGTGCTGATGAGCCTATGCGTTGACTTTGAGGAGGTAACGAGATGAAAGAAGCCGAGAACCCAATGGTCATTGACCGTCCGACAATTCCAACTCCGCACGTTTACAAGCTGAAAGTGACGGCTACTGTTGAGGCTACTATTGAAGTCACGGCAGATGATGAAGAGTATATCGACCTCATCATCGACGATTATACGGATAGCGTCATAGCGGAGATGGACAACTGCGAAATAGATGACTGGGAAGTAATAAGTGTTGAAGACGCGGAGGAAGAATATTATGACTGAAATAAAAAATGCGTCCGCGGCAACGGACGCACAAAGAACTATACACATAAATTATAGCACGACAAGTCTCTTCCATCAAAAAGTGATGGGGAAATCGGTTACAAGCGAATTGAGAGCGTTTGAAGCCATCGGCGAACATCTTGCCAATTTCATTGATGAGACGGATATTCTTGACGAACGTTCACTGGATTATATTCACGGGCAAGGCGAAGGCATGTTGAAAGTAGTTGACGGCATGAAAGAGATTATCCAAAAGATAATCGACAGAAATGTAGAGGTGCATATATGACACTATATGAAATCGGCGAAAATTACCGCGCATTGGCGGAACTTCTTGAAAGTGAAGAAGTAACACCGGAAGAAGTCGCCGACACATTCACCGCGATTGAAGATGCGGCGGGGGCAAAAATTGACGCTATCGGTTGGCTTTTCCGTAACCAAATGCGCATGGCGGAAGCACTAAAAGCGCAAGAAGCTGAATTTGCGCAAATGCGCAAGCGCAAAGAACGCGCGATGGAACGGCTGAAAGGTTTGTGTTTAACGTATTTAACCTTAACCGACAAGCGACAAGCGGCAGGTGATTTATTCACCATTAAGCGCCGGAAGAATCCCGCGTGCGTCATCGTAAGTGATGAGACGGCTATTCCGCGTGAATTTATTCGAGAGGAAGTTACGACGAGCGTCGACAAAACGGCCATCAAAAAAGCACTGAACGCAGGACAAGCCGTTACCGGCGCATTTCTGGAACAGGGGGAGAGCGTGGTGTTTGAGTAAACAAAATAAGAGACGCGTTAGGTATTTAAGAAGGGAGAAAACAACTTGTCATTTCAAATTACACGCGGCAAACAAGAACGGGCGCAGCGCATTGTGATTTACGGTATTGAAGGCATCGGCAAATCCACATTAGCGTCGCAATTTCCCGCGCCTTTGTTCATTGACACGGAGGGCGGCACGGCGCACATGGATGTCGCGCGTTTGCCCGTACCGGACACATGGGAAGAGCTGAAAGAAATGATTGCGCGCATACCGAAAGATCCGGCTATTGATGACTTTAGCACCATCGTTATTGATACCGTCGACTGGGCGGAAATGCTATGCATTGAGTACGTATGCAAAAAGCACGATAAAACCAACATTGAATCGTTTGGCTACGGTACCGGCTACACCTATGTCCGGGAAGAATTTGAACAATTTATTAAGTCGCTAAACGAGATTATTGCGGCCGGTCTGAATGTGGTACTCACGGCGCACGCGCAAATTCGTAAATTCGAGCAACCGGGAGAGGCGGGCGCGTATGATCGTTACGAATTGAAGCTGGGCAAACGTACCGCATCACAAACAGCGCCAATCATCAAAGAATGGGCGGACATGCTTTTATTCATTAACTATGAAACAAAAGTGTACAACGTAAATGGTACGGAAAAGTACAGAGCGACCGGCGGAAAACGAACCGTGTATACCACACACACACCTGCCTATGACGCGAAAAATCGGCACGATTTACCGCCATCATTCCCGCTTTCATATGAACCGCTGGAGAACATTATTCCGAACCGATTTAAGCGGGAAATCGACCCGCGGCTGGTAAAGCTGATGATCGACTTTGATGTAACCGATGAGCAGGTACGTGCGGCCGTTGAAAAAGCAGGATATTATCCGGCATCAAAACGGCTGGAAATATATCCGACCGAATTTGTAGAAAACAACTTGATTAAAAATTGGGACGGCGTTGTGTCCGTCATTAAAGAAGCCAAAGGAGAATAACAAATGGAACAAGCAGCTAACTGGAAACAATTCGCCAACACTCCGAACGGAGAACCGCAAGTACGTGAGTTAGGTTGGGGAGATGAAATCACGCAAGACAGCAATAATTTTGATCCGTTTGAAAACGGTATTTACATGTTCACCGTCAAAGAATACGAAAAGACGCGGACGCGCGGCAATGAAAAATTTCCGCCATGCAACATGGCTAAATTAACACTCGAATTATCCGACGGGCAACGCAACGTGCGCGCCTTCGATAATCTCGTGTTGCGTAACGATTTAGAGTGGAAAATCGGGCAATTCTTCCTGTCTATCGGCATGAAGAAAGAAAACGAACGGGCGCGCATTGATTTTGACGGTGCGATTGGTAAAAGCGGCTATGTGAAGGTAGAGAAAAAGGCATACACAAACCGCGACGGACAAACACGGTATCGCAATGAGATTACCCGCTATCTCGCGCCGAACGACAAGGAATTATTGGCGTTTGTTAAGGCGGCCACCGATAACACGCCGTTCTGATTATGCAACTACGCGACTACCAAGAACAAGCGGTGAAAGCAGTGTTCGCGGAGTGGGCAGACGGGCGACAGAAAACGTTGCTCGTTTGCCCGACCGGAACAGGCAAAACAGTCATCTTTTCCGAAATTGTACGGCGCATTGTAACAGCCGGCAAGCGGGTGCTGGTACTTGCGCATCGTGAAGAATTATTGAACCAAGCGGCGGAAAAGATTGAAACGCTGACCGGATGCATGACGGCGCTCGAAAAAGGCACGCAAACCAGCCTTCACAGTATGGCGCCGATCACCATTGCAAGCGTGCAGACGCTATCAAGAGAAAGCCGTTTGCAAGCATTTGAACCCGACCATTTCGACACGGTCATTATTGA is part of the Negativicoccus succinicivorans genome and encodes:
- a CDS encoding helix-turn-helix domain-containing protein is translated as MKKTRNEKGWTQYRLAKECGLSREMISKLELEMHSPMISTVERICSALGIEIVFKKKS
- a CDS encoding ATP-binding protein, whose protein sequence is MSFQITRGKQERAQRIVIYGIEGIGKSTLASQFPAPLFIDTEGGTAHMDVARLPVPDTWEELKEMIARIPKDPAIDDFSTIVIDTVDWAEMLCIEYVCKKHDKTNIESFGYGTGYTYVREEFEQFIKSLNEIIAAGLNVVLTAHAQIRKFEQPGEAGAYDRYELKLGKRTASQTAPIIKEWADMLLFINYETKVYNVNGTEKYRATGGKRTVYTTHTPAYDAKNRHDLPPSFPLSYEPLENIIPNRFKREIDPRLVKLMIDFDVTDEQVRAAVEKAGYYPASKRLEIYPTEFVENNLIKNWDGVVSVIKEAKGE
- a CDS encoding siphovirus Gp157 family protein, with the translated sequence MTLYEIGENYRALAELLESEEVTPEEVADTFTAIEDAAGAKIDAIGWLFRNQMRMAEALKAQEAEFAQMRKRKERAMERLKGLCLTYLTLTDKRQAAGDLFTIKRRKNPACVIVSDETAIPREFIREEVTTSVDKTAIKKALNAGQAVTGAFLEQGESVVFE